Proteins co-encoded in one Quercus robur chromosome 8, dhQueRobu3.1, whole genome shotgun sequence genomic window:
- the LOC126697205 gene encoding putative ribosomal large subunit pseudouridine synthase SVR1, chloroplastic, which translates to MAATVASLSSSLLFSKPSLTLRPFRTLPRIITSSLPSSSSSPSPPQFNISFAPPKPKPKPSEPDPFSDSDPESGGQLIIPWIVRGEDGNLKLQMHPPARLLHATANSDTATTTTKVTKKNKINKNKSSEVVPKSNYSKAARRFYNDNFKDPPQRLSKVLAAAGVASRRSSEELIFGGKVTVNGSVCNTPQTRVDPAKDIIYVNGNRLPKKQPPKVYLALNKPKGYICSSGDKESKSVLSLLDDYLKILDKRNSGVPKPRLFTVGRLDVATTGLIIVTNDGDFAQQISHPSANLSKEYIAVIDGDVNKRHLIAINGGTVIEGVHCTPDSVELLPRQPDIPRPRLRIVVHEGRKHEVRELVKNAGLEIHSLKRVRIGGFRLPSDLGIGKHIELKQSHLKALGWKS; encoded by the exons ATGGCAGCAACAGTGGCATCACTCTCTTCCTCACTCCTCTTCTCCAAACCTTCTCTCACTCTCAGACCCTTCCGTACACTTCCTCGCATCATAACCTCTTCacttccttcttcctcttcctctccctctcccCCACAATTCAACATCTCCTTCGCACCGCCAAAGCCCAAACCCAAGCcctccgaacccgacccgttctCCGACTCCGACCCCGAATCCGGAGGCCAGCTCATCATCCCGTGGATTGTCCGGGGCGAAGATGGCAACCTCAAGCTCCAAATGCACCCTCCCGCGCGTCTTCTCCACGCGACGGCCAATTCCgacaccgccaccaccaccaccaaagtgaccaaaaaaaacaagattaacaAAAACAAGAGCTCCGAGGTTGTTCCTAAATCCAATTATTCCAAGGCTGCTCGGAGATTCTATAATGATAATTTCAAGGACCCCCCTCAGCGACTAAGTAAGGTTCTCGCTGCCGCCGGAG tggcatCGAGGCGGAGTAGTGAAGAGCTTATATTTGGAGGCAAGGTTACTGTTAATGGTTCCGTGTGCAATACTCCACAG ACTCGTGTTGATCCTGCGAAGGATATTATTTATGTCAATGGGAACCGTCTTCCTAAGAAGCAGCCTCCAAAGGTTTATCTTGccttgaacaaaccaaaagg GTACATTTGCTCATCTGGGGACAAAGAGTCTAAGTCCGTGTTGAGTCTGCTTGATGATTATTTGAAGATATTG GATAAAAGAAATTCAGGAGTACCCAAGCCACGACTGTTCACCGTAGGGCGCCTTGATGTTGCCACTACTGGTTTGATTATTGTGACTAATGATG GAGATTTTGCTCAACAAATTTCACATCCTTCAGCTAACTTATCAAAGGA ATATATAGCAGTAATAGATGGCGATGTTAATAAGCGGCACTTGATAGCCATCAATGGCGGAACAGTCATTGAGGGCGTCCATTGCACCCCAGATTCTGTGGAGCTACTACCACGACAACCAGATATACCAAGACCTCGTCTTCGCATTGTG GTTCATGAAGGGAGGAAACATGAAGTTCGAGAGCTTGTGAAAAATGCTGGACTTGAG ATTCATTCATTAAAGCGTGTCAGAATTGGTGGTTTCAGACTTCCATCGGATCTTGG GATAGGGAAGCACATTGAACTGAAACAAAGCCATCTGAAGGCACTGGGTTGGAAGAGTTAA
- the LOC126697206 gene encoding glycerol-3-phosphate dehydrogenase SDP6, mitochondrial — MAARARLSRRIGAAAIAAASGGGILLFGPTFSASDRGEAGAHMSAIRQRITDPNVVVPSRATQASALIGANSANPLDMLVIGGGATGSGVALDAVTRGLRVGLVEREDFASGTSSRSTKLIHGGVRYLEKAVFNLDYGQLKLVFHALEERKQLIENAPHLCNALPCMTPCFEWFDVVYYWAGLKMYDLVAGRHLLHLSRYYSAQESSELFPTLARKGKDRNLKGTVVYFDGQMNDSRLNVGVACTAAVAGAAVLNHAEVVAFLRDEDGKRIIGARIRDNLSGKEFDTYAKVIVNAAGPFCDSVRKMVDKEARSMICPSSGVHVVLPDYYSPEGMGLIVPKTKDGRVVFMLPWLGRTVAGTTDSNTDITLLPEPHEDEIQFILDAISDYLTVKVRRTDVLSAWSGIRPLATDPSAKNTESISRDHVVCEDYPGLVTITGGKWTTYRSMAEDAVNAAIKSGKLSPTSKCITQYLCIIGGDGWDPSSFTVLAQQYVRMKKTFSGKVVPGVMDTAVAKHLSHAYGTMAERVAAIAQNEHMGKRLAHGYPYLEAEVAYCARHEYCESAVDFIARRSRLAFLDTDAAGRALPRIIEILAAEHNWDKSRKKEELEKGKGFLETFKSSKNAQFHDGKHE, encoded by the exons ATGGCAGCAAGAGCTCGCCTGAGCCGGCGAATAGGCGCCGCTGCAATCGCCGCCGCATCCGGAGGCGGAATCCTGCTCTTCGGGCCGACGTTCTCTGCCAGCGACCGCGGTGAAGCTGGAGCACACATGTCGGCAATTCGGCAGAGGATTACCGACCCCAACGTAGTCGTTCCGTCCAGGGCGACTCAGGCCTCTGCGCTGATAGGCGCTAACTCCGCCAACCCGCTCGACATGCTCGTTATCGGCGGCGGCGCCACCGGCTCCGGCGTGGCACTCGACGCCGTCACGCGTGGTCTCCGGGTCGGGCTCGTCGAGCGCGAGGATTTCGCTTCCGGCACGTCCTCAAGGTCCACCAAGCTCATTCACGGAG GGGTACGTTATTTGGAGAAAGCTGTGTTTAATCTTGACTATGGGCAACTGAAGTTGGTATTCCATGCACTTGAGGAGCGTAAACAGCTTATTGAAAATGCGCCACACCTATGCAATGCTTTACCATGCATGACACCATGTTTTGAATGGTTTGATGTAGTATATTACTGGGCGGGCTTGAAAATGTACGATTTGGTAGCTGGACGACATCTGTTGCATTTGTCCAGATATTATTCTGCACAAGAGTCTAGTGAGCTCTTCCCCACGCTTGCAAGGAAGGGTAAAGATAGAAACCTGAAGGGCAcagtggtttattttgatggcCAGATGAATGACTCGAGACTTAATGTTGGAGTAGCATGCACTGCTGCAGTAGCTGGTGCAGCAGTGCTTAACCATGCAGAAGTTGTAGCATTTCTGAGGGATGAAGATGGCAAGCGGATAATTGGTGCACGAATCCGAGATAATTTATCAG GCAAAGAGTTTGATACCTATGCAAAAGTAATTGTCAATGCTGCTGGGCCATTTTGCGACTCTGTGAGGAAAATGGTTGATAAAGAAGCACGGTCTATGATCTGTCCTAGCAGTGGTGTACATGTCGTTCTACCTGATTATTATTCACCTGAGGGAATGGGTTTAATTGTTCCTAAAACCAAGGATGGACGTGTTGTCTTCATGCTGCCATGGTTGGGACGAACAGTAGCTGGAACTACAGATTCCAACACTGACATTACGTTGCTTCCAGAACCACATGAGGATGAGATTCAATTTATACTGGACGCCATCAGTGATTACCTTACTGTTAAG GTAAGGCGAACAGATGTTCTCTCTGCATGGAGTGGTATACGCCCATTGGCAACGGATCCATCTGCAAAAAACACTGAGAGTATCTCCAGAGATCATGTTGTATGTGAAGATTATCCTGGTTTGGTCACAATTACGGGTGGGAAGTGGACTACTTACCGTAG CATGGCAGAAGATGCGGTTAATGCAGCTATAAAGTCTGGAAAGCTGAGCCCCACCAGTAAATGTATAACTCAATATTTGTGCATTATTGGTGGAGATGGATGGGATCCTTCATCATTTACAGTTCTTGCTCAACAATATGTACGCATGAAGAAGACTTTTAGTGGTAAAGTTGTTCCTGGTGTAATGGACACTGCAGTAGCAAAGCATCTTTCTCACGCATATGGAACAATGGCTGAACGAGTGGCTGCCATTGCTCAG AATGAACATATGGGGAAGAGACTTGCCCATGGATATCCTTACCTAGAGGCAGAGGTTGCATACTGTGCTCGGCATGAATACTGTGAATCTGCTGTTGATTTCATTGCCAGGAGATCTAGGCTTGCTTTCCTTGACACTGATGCAGCAGGCCGGGCATTGCCACGGATAATCGAGATATTGGCTGCAGAACACAATTGGGACAAGtcaaggaagaaagaagagctTGAGAAGGGTAAAGGATTTTTGGAGACTTTCAAGTCATCAAAGAATGCACAATTCCATGATGGAAAACACGAATAG